From a region of the Acomys russatus chromosome 4, mAcoRus1.1, whole genome shotgun sequence genome:
- the Scand1 gene encoding SCAN domain-containing protein 1, whose product MASPELSLAARSPAAPPETQEGAGDCADPQPHSVSSSAPELPRAPAALDAGPQADAGPRPGPSRPGPETFRQRFRQFRYQDAAGPREAFRQLRELSRQWLRPDIRTKEQIVEMLVQEQLQAILPEAARARRLRRRADVRITG is encoded by the coding sequence ATGGCGTCGCCTGAGCTCAGCCTGGCCGCCCGCAGCCCCGCGGCTCCGCCCGAGACGCAGGAAGGAGCGGGCGACTGTGCGGACCCGCAGCCGCACTCCGTGAGCTCCTCGGCCCCGGAGCTCCCCCGTGCCCCCGCAGCTCTGGACGCCGGCCCGCAGGCTGATGCCGGCCCGCGGCCCGGCCCTTCCCGGCCCGGCCCCGAGACCTTTCGCCAGCGCTTCCGGCAGTTCCGTTACCAGGACGCGGCGGGTCCCCGAGAAGCCTTCCGGCAGCTGCGGGAGCTGTCCCGCCAGTGGCTGCGGCCCGACATCCGCACTAAGGAGCAGATCGTGGAGATGTTGGTTCAGGAGCAGCTGCAGGCCATCCTGCCCGAGGCGGCCCGGGCTCGGCGGCTGCGGCGCCGCGCGGACGTGCGCATCACTGGCTGA